One genomic segment of Rivularia sp. PCC 7116 includes these proteins:
- a CDS encoding glycosyltransferase: MQKLVSVIIPCFNAERWIAETIDSCLNQTYPHIEIIVIDDCSTDKSMEIIKSYGDKIIWERLPENKGGSYARNYGFALSKGEYIQFLDADDFILPEKIERQINFLEETGADAVYGDWRYQGHQSNGVVFLDQVEKSGTQADILQSLIENWWTAVASLFYRRTAVEKSGGWDTNFKAGQDRDFFISVVMSGAKVVYQPGCYSVYRRYGSVTVSTASKPRWVENHCNVLKKVEKKLLEQYQQNIPINYRRALAHGYFEIARDYMYFDYSEYLRLLNKSLSLYPDFKRKTDRKLYKLIQDILGFRLCERFVHRIMLVKSFIDSKTNHSKSKKTQLNSSLDCGNVDNCIV, translated from the coding sequence ATGCAAAAACTCGTTTCTGTAATTATTCCTTGTTTTAATGCCGAACGATGGATAGCAGAAACTATTGATAGCTGCTTAAACCAAACCTATCCTCATATAGAAATTATAGTAATTGATGATTGTTCTACCGATAAATCGATGGAAATCATCAAAAGCTATGGCGATAAAATAATTTGGGAGCGTCTTCCTGAAAATAAAGGTGGCAGCTATGCGAGAAATTACGGTTTTGCTTTATCAAAAGGAGAATATATTCAGTTTTTAGATGCAGATGATTTTATATTACCAGAAAAAATAGAGAGACAAATCAACTTTTTAGAGGAAACTGGAGCGGATGCAGTATATGGAGATTGGCGATATCAAGGACATCAATCGAATGGTGTAGTATTCCTCGATCAAGTCGAAAAATCTGGAACCCAAGCTGATATTTTGCAATCCTTAATCGAAAATTGGTGGACTGCTGTTGCATCATTATTTTATAGAAGAACGGCTGTAGAAAAAAGTGGTGGTTGGGATACAAATTTTAAAGCTGGGCAAGACAGAGATTTTTTTATTTCGGTAGTAATGTCTGGTGCAAAAGTTGTTTATCAACCGGGATGTTATTCAGTATATAGAAGATATGGCAGCGTTACAGTCTCAACTGCTTCAAAACCGCGCTGGGTTGAAAATCATTGTAATGTTTTAAAAAAAGTAGAAAAAAAATTATTAGAGCAATATCAGCAGAATATTCCAATTAATTATCGGCGTGCTTTAGCTCATGGTTACTTTGAAATAGCTAGAGATTATATGTATTTTGATTATTCGGAATACTTACGATTATTAAATAAATCCTTAAGTTTGTATCCCGATTTTAAGCGGAAAACGGACAGAAAACTCTACAAGTTAATTCAAGATATTTTAGGATTTCGACTTTGCGAACGATTCGTTCACCGCATAATGCTTGTAAAATCATTTATAGATTCTAAAACCAATCACTCCAAATCAAAAAAAACCCAGCTAAATAGCTCATTAGATTGTGGCAATGTTGATAATTGCATAGTATAA
- a CDS encoding glycosyltransferase, whose translation MEKKLSVMYVIRGYPQISQTYLKTELEALYSDYDITIVSRKPSDVPYKNHFPYHHLTEKQAIKDLAAQIKPDILHTHYLNQLNFIGPLAQELGIPFTVRSHSYDTLCLRRKNWKGRLREILERNTPQFKKVADIKANLHWINHELCLGVLAFPFSRQYLEAYGVDSSKIIDCFPPINYELFYSESPNGEAIMNTGAVIPKKKMEDYIELATLLPEKQFNLYALGYRVDQLKLVNESKGNPINITLPIEPNEMSPEYKKHQWLVYTADFELATVGWPMAVAEAQAAGVGVCVPNIRPDIKEYIGEAGFVYDSIEEVVDIIQKPVPEEIREAGFVQAKKSDIQEHKHLVTNLWHQAAR comes from the coding sequence ATGGAAAAAAAACTATCTGTAATGTATGTCATCCGAGGATATCCTCAGATATCTCAAACTTATCTCAAAACTGAACTAGAAGCACTTTATAGCGATTACGACATTACTATAGTCTCTCGCAAACCTTCAGATGTACCTTATAAAAATCACTTTCCCTACCACCATTTAACTGAAAAACAGGCAATAAAAGACTTAGCCGCACAAATTAAACCCGATATTCTTCACACCCACTATTTAAATCAACTCAATTTTATCGGGCCACTAGCTCAAGAATTAGGGATTCCTTTTACGGTGCGATCGCACTCTTATGACACGCTTTGTTTGCGTCGCAAAAATTGGAAAGGTCGTCTGAGAGAAATATTAGAAAGAAATACACCGCAATTTAAAAAGGTAGCTGATATCAAAGCTAACCTGCACTGGATAAACCACGAACTTTGTTTGGGAGTTTTAGCTTTTCCTTTTTCGCGACAATATCTTGAAGCATATGGTGTTGATTCTTCCAAAATTATCGATTGCTTTCCACCAATAAACTATGAACTGTTTTATTCAGAGTCTCCAAATGGTGAGGCAATTATGAATACTGGTGCAGTCATCCCCAAGAAAAAAATGGAAGACTACATTGAACTTGCAACTTTATTACCGGAAAAGCAATTTAATCTTTATGCTTTAGGTTATAGAGTAGATCAATTAAAACTGGTTAATGAGTCTAAAGGGAACCCCATAAATATCACTCTACCCATAGAGCCAAACGAAATGAGTCCCGAGTATAAAAAACACCAATGGCTAGTTTATACAGCGGACTTTGAACTAGCTACAGTAGGGTGGCCAATGGCTGTAGCGGAAGCACAGGCAGCAGGCGTAGGTGTATGCGTGCCAAATATTAGACCAGACATCAAAGAATATATAGGTGAAGCCGGATTCGTTTACGATTCTATCGAAGAAGTAGTTGATATCATTCAAAAACCAGTTCCTGAAGAAATACGAGAAGCTGGATTTGTGCAAGCAAAAAAATCAGATATTCAGGAACATAAACACTTGGTTACCAATCTTTGGCATCAAGCTGCTCGATAG
- a CDS encoding glycosyltransferase family 2 protein, whose amino-acid sequence MNNILLSIIIPTYNRPHFLPRAVSSALQQTMEDIEVIVVDDGSDEPVNLPEHSRLRVIALGKNSGNAVARNVGLKAATGQYVTYLDDDDQLLPNMAQVSLDALKNSELPPPVAALSGLEVIKSNGEIVDRRIPPTLPRGSHFFLEDIEPEKSFLSKQTLVVERELLLELGGYDETFTSRVHTEMFLRLNPVCSILGLPTVTYQLTAHQGERISRDPALRQVNFERLLNKHESLFRLHPKTFATFLCDHAEKSVELGQPKAATLNLLRALKLDFKPTLRRIKSLSTYMLRTYTKQVFKEAFNNN is encoded by the coding sequence ATGAACAACATTTTACTTAGCATCATTATTCCTACTTATAATAGACCTCATTTTTTACCGCGTGCTGTTAGCAGTGCTTTGCAGCAAACTATGGAAGATATAGAGGTAATTGTAGTTGACGACGGTTCTGACGAACCTGTAAATCTACCAGAACATTCTCGATTGAGAGTAATCGCCCTAGGTAAAAACAGCGGTAATGCAGTAGCCCGGAATGTTGGATTAAAGGCCGCAACAGGACAATACGTTACTTATCTCGACGACGACGATCAATTGTTGCCCAACATGGCACAAGTCTCTCTAGATGCTCTGAAAAATAGTGAATTACCACCACCAGTTGCGGCACTTTCTGGTTTAGAAGTTATTAAATCCAACGGTGAAATAGTTGACAGACGCATACCTCCGACTTTACCCCGTGGTTCTCATTTCTTCCTAGAAGATATCGAGCCTGAGAAGTCTTTTCTATCCAAGCAGACACTAGTTGTGGAAAGAGAACTTCTACTAGAGCTAGGTGGTTACGATGAAACCTTTACTTCTCGCGTGCATACCGAGATGTTTTTGAGACTCAATCCAGTCTGCTCAATTTTGGGTTTACCAACTGTTACTTATCAACTAACAGCCCATCAAGGAGAGAGAATTTCACGCGATCCAGCCCTACGTCAAGTAAACTTCGAGCGCTTGCTGAATAAGCATGAATCCCTTTTTAGACTGCATCCTAAAACCTTTGCTACTTTCTTATGCGACCATGCAGAAAAGTCTGTAGAACTAGGTCAGCCCAAAGCCGCAACCTTGAATTTACTGCGGGCATTAAAACTAGATTTCAAACCCACTTTAAGACGGATCAAATCTTTATCGACATATATGCTGCGAACCTACACTAAGCAAGTATTTAAAGAAGCTTTCAACAATAATTAA
- a CDS encoding ABC transporter ATP-binding protein, whose protein sequence is MTSLIEKKIDTQPEEREAVISVENVSKKFCRDLKRSLFYGVQDIATEVTGRKRNSGTLRKNEFWALHDVSFKLHKGEALGLVGSNGAGKSTILRIISGLIKPDTGTVKVKGRVAPLIALGAGFNPILSGRENIYANMSILGLPTAEIEKKFDQVVEFAEIADAIDAPVQTYSSGMAARLGFACAVHIEPDILLIDEVLAVGDVKFKMKCHRKLSELRKKGTAFILVTHNSHSILNICESSIYLKKGQLISSGDTEQVIRKYEEDLCLSGKENALGRLVLPPKPKEKSNGLDIVSLCFKDEQDNNLETLFTGEPAYLSVECKSYEYIKNANLGMLVTALSGGEGLVLYMTSTSDNQDLEIPAGKSEIRMHMPYCSMIPGVYSARIYIRSGVYSYDIVESFRFTVKANKTISRCQFYQPRTWQVVSKSQKQE, encoded by the coding sequence ATGACTAGTTTAATAGAAAAGAAAATTGATACCCAACCGGAAGAACGTGAAGCAGTTATTTCTGTGGAAAATGTTTCTAAAAAGTTTTGTAGGGACTTAAAACGCTCTTTATTTTATGGCGTGCAAGATATTGCTACGGAAGTTACTGGTAGAAAAAGAAATAGCGGTACTTTACGTAAAAATGAATTTTGGGCGCTGCATGATGTTAGCTTTAAACTACATAAAGGTGAAGCTCTGGGTTTAGTAGGTTCTAACGGAGCCGGTAAAAGCACTATATTACGAATTATTAGCGGTTTAATTAAACCCGATACTGGAACGGTAAAAGTAAAAGGTAGAGTCGCTCCCTTGATTGCATTAGGAGCGGGTTTTAATCCGATTTTATCGGGAAGGGAAAACATTTACGCGAATATGTCAATTCTCGGTTTACCAACCGCTGAAATTGAAAAAAAATTTGATCAAGTTGTAGAATTTGCAGAAATTGCTGATGCAATTGATGCACCAGTTCAAACTTATAGTTCGGGTATGGCTGCACGATTGGGATTTGCCTGTGCCGTACATATTGAACCCGATATTTTGTTAATAGATGAAGTGCTGGCTGTAGGCGATGTCAAGTTTAAAATGAAATGTCATCGCAAGCTATCAGAATTACGTAAAAAAGGCACCGCATTTATTTTAGTCACCCATAATTCTCACAGCATATTAAATATATGTGAAAGTTCGATTTATTTAAAAAAAGGTCAGCTAATTAGTTCGGGGGACACCGAACAAGTCATTCGTAAATATGAAGAAGACTTATGCTTGAGCGGTAAAGAAAATGCTTTAGGGAGACTGGTTTTACCGCCTAAGCCGAAAGAGAAAAGTAACGGTTTAGATATAGTTTCTTTATGCTTTAAAGATGAGCAAGATAATAATTTAGAAACTTTATTTACTGGCGAACCTGCATATTTAAGTGTAGAATGTAAATCCTACGAATACATCAAGAACGCCAATCTAGGAATGTTAGTCACGGCGTTGTCAGGAGGTGAAGGTCTTGTGTTATATATGACCTCTACTAGCGATAATCAAGATTTAGAAATTCCAGCCGGAAAATCCGAAATAAGGATGCATATGCCTTACTGCTCGATGATTCCTGGCGTATATAGTGCCAGAATATATATTCGTAGTGGCGTATATTCCTACGATATTGTTGAATCTTTTCGATTTACCGTTAAGGCGAATAAAACTATTAGTAGATGTCAGTTTTATCAGCCAAGAACATGGCAGGTTGTAAGTAAATCGCAGAAACAAGAATAG
- a CDS encoding ABC transporter permease, with protein sequence MKRKQRKKFRKRHPNEVIYTPESLLRNPSKLFQQMWLDLLSSRELAWRLLVRDISAQYRQSFLGVIWAFIPPIVMAAGFTLASQAKVINIGETDLPYAAYVMFSTALWQTFVEAINGPVKAVTVAKPMLARVNFPREALILAKLGEVFFNFAIKLILIIGLFIWFRVPITWTVILAPVALIHLIFLGTFIGVLLSPLGVLYQDVSKGLTLLTSFWLFLTPVVYPVPSEGVFGNIVKLNPVTPLLVTTRELATTGIISEPVGFWIVSIITIIGLFVTWIGFRLAMPFVVERVSS encoded by the coding sequence TTGAAAAGAAAGCAAAGAAAGAAGTTTAGAAAACGACATCCTAACGAAGTAATTTATACCCCAGAAAGCCTATTAAGAAATCCTTCCAAATTATTCCAACAAATGTGGCTGGACTTACTAAGTTCTCGCGAACTGGCTTGGAGGTTGTTAGTAAGGGATATTAGCGCTCAATATCGTCAGTCATTTTTAGGCGTTATTTGGGCTTTTATACCACCAATAGTTATGGCTGCGGGATTCACCCTTGCCAGTCAAGCTAAGGTAATTAATATCGGAGAAACCGATTTACCTTATGCAGCCTATGTAATGTTTAGCACCGCTTTATGGCAAACCTTTGTAGAAGCAATTAATGGCCCCGTAAAAGCGGTTACGGTAGCGAAACCAATGCTCGCAAGGGTTAATTTTCCTAGAGAAGCGTTGATTCTAGCAAAATTGGGCGAAGTCTTTTTTAATTTTGCGATTAAATTAATTTTAATTATCGGCTTATTTATCTGGTTCCGCGTTCCCATAACTTGGACGGTAATCTTAGCACCAGTAGCTTTAATTCATTTAATATTTTTAGGTACTTTCATTGGTGTTTTACTATCACCTTTAGGAGTTTTATATCAAGATGTATCAAAAGGATTGACTTTACTAACAAGTTTCTGGTTGTTTTTAACTCCTGTAGTTTATCCGGTTCCGTCAGAAGGAGTTTTCGGTAATATAGTAAAGCTCAATCCCGTAACACCTCTATTAGTAACAACCCGAGAGCTTGCAACCACAGGTATTATTTCTGAGCCTGTAGGTTTTTGGATAGTCAGTATTATTACTATAATTGGATTATTTGTAACCTGGATTGGTTTTCGTTTAGCAATGCCTTTTGTGGTTGAGAGAGTAAGTTCTTAA
- a CDS encoding glycosyltransferase family 2 protein, producing MHITIRAEDENMNSNPEVTIVVAPRERFSYTRESLESIYEHTQLAFKLIYVDGGSPSHIKNYLETQAAEKQFQLIRTEHYLSPNHARNLGLRQVDTKYVVFIDNDVVVTPGWLKAAVDCAEETNATVVSPLVCQYLPLHEEVHCAGGESGIKVETKNDTIRRRFIEKIFKQGRKVADVRPNLQRQETGLAEFHCMIVRTEIFDKIGLLDEGLLNTKEHVDLCILVAEAGGTIYLEPDSLVTYVPGPPLEWSDVGYYMLRWSDGWEMASLTRLREKWNLSEDKYFQNKYKRLGWRRKMTIIDPISQKIGLGNRFLSKVAGKLISKADKLLNRYITSRYARKYLQNNSHQNPPTQPPNAVTASSQG from the coding sequence ATGCATATAACTATAAGAGCCGAGGATGAAAATATGAATTCCAACCCAGAAGTAACTATAGTAGTCGCACCGAGAGAACGTTTTAGCTATACTCGCGAATCTTTAGAAAGCATTTACGAGCATACACAGTTAGCTTTCAAATTGATTTATGTTGATGGTGGTTCGCCTTCTCATATCAAAAATTATTTAGAAACTCAAGCAGCCGAAAAGCAATTTCAACTAATTCGTACCGAACATTATCTTTCTCCCAATCACGCGAGAAACTTAGGCTTGCGTCAAGTTGACACCAAGTATGTAGTATTTATCGATAACGACGTAGTAGTTACCCCTGGTTGGTTAAAGGCTGCGGTGGATTGCGCTGAAGAAACCAACGCAACCGTAGTTAGTCCCCTTGTATGTCAATATTTACCGCTACATGAAGAAGTACACTGCGCTGGTGGTGAATCGGGAATCAAAGTAGAAACCAAAAACGACACCATTAGAAGACGGTTTATTGAAAAGATTTTCAAACAAGGGCGAAAAGTTGCAGATGTGCGTCCGAATTTGCAGCGTCAAGAAACCGGATTGGCAGAATTTCACTGCATGATTGTTCGTACAGAAATCTTCGATAAAATCGGTTTGCTTGATGAAGGTTTGCTGAATACCAAAGAACACGTCGATCTGTGTATTTTGGTAGCAGAAGCTGGCGGTACAATTTATTTAGAACCCGATTCTTTAGTCACATATGTACCTGGACCACCTTTAGAATGGTCGGATGTGGGGTATTATATGTTACGGTGGAGCGACGGTTGGGAAATGGCTAGCTTGACAAGATTGCGCGAGAAGTGGAATTTAAGCGAAGATAAGTATTTTCAAAATAAATACAAGCGGTTGGGATGGCGCAGAAAAATGACGATTATCGACCCAATCAGCCAGAAAATAGGCTTGGGTAATCGTTTCTTGTCCAAAGTCGCCGGTAAATTAATTAGCAAAGCCGATAAATTACTCAACCGCTACATTACCAGTAGATACGCACGCAAGTACTTACAAAATAATTCCCACCAAAATCCACCCACTCAACCACCAAATGCGGTAACAGCATCATCGCAGGGTTGA
- a CDS encoding glycosyltransferase, whose protein sequence is MKIAFIVDRFPVLSETFVINQITGLIERGHEVHIYGRQTYDEKVHPDVEKYELIKRTRYLPEIPKNYLARFLNTLYLFANNFSQAPLVLLRSLNVFKYGKRAACLRLFYSTLPFLNAPEYDIIHCQFGRQAICKFGPYSYEGLVLREIGAVRGKLITTFRGYDISWYLHKYGENVYDGLFENGDFFYTNCEFFRQRVIKLGCDEKKIIVHGSGINCSRFTFRARYPDETGLIRIATTGRLIEKKGIEYAIRAIADVVKVYKNVEFNIIGDGELKERFAQIIDELNIADKVHLKGWKNQKEIISILDKSHIFVAPSVTASDGNQDAPVNTLKEAMAMGLPVIGTLHGGIPELVEDGVSGFLVPQRDEKAIAEKLIYLIEHPEIWQQMGFHGRKKVEKNYDTNKLNSELVEIYQQVLGKDLSELGEASQIVKTPSEYESGATKTNSVSAG, encoded by the coding sequence ATGAAAATAGCTTTTATAGTAGATAGATTCCCCGTTTTATCAGAAACATTTGTAATTAATCAAATTACAGGCTTGATTGAGCGCGGACACGAAGTACATATCTACGGAAGACAAACTTACGATGAGAAAGTGCATCCAGATGTAGAAAAATATGAATTAATTAAACGCACGCGCTACTTACCAGAAATTCCTAAGAACTATTTAGCTCGCTTCCTAAATACACTTTATTTATTTGCTAACAATTTTTCTCAAGCTCCACTTGTTTTGTTGCGTTCTCTAAATGTTTTCAAATACGGTAAAAGAGCAGCTTGTTTAAGATTATTTTATTCAACTTTACCTTTTCTAAACGCACCTGAATACGATATTATTCACTGTCAATTTGGTAGACAAGCAATATGTAAATTTGGACCTTACAGCTATGAAGGTTTAGTATTACGGGAAATTGGTGCAGTTCGAGGAAAGTTAATAACTACTTTTCGCGGATACGACATCAGTTGGTACTTACATAAATATGGAGAAAATGTCTACGACGGGCTGTTTGAAAATGGAGACTTCTTCTACACTAATTGCGAATTTTTCAGACAGCGAGTAATTAAACTCGGATGCGACGAAAAGAAAATTATCGTTCATGGTTCGGGTATAAATTGCAGTCGGTTTACATTTAGAGCCAGATATCCGGATGAAACTGGCTTGATTCGTATAGCTACCACAGGACGTTTAATAGAAAAAAAAGGTATAGAATACGCGATTCGTGCAATTGCTGATGTGGTCAAAGTTTATAAAAACGTTGAGTTTAACATTATCGGTGATGGAGAATTAAAAGAACGCTTTGCTCAAATAATTGATGAGTTAAATATTGCTGACAAGGTTCATTTGAAGGGATGGAAAAACCAAAAAGAAATTATCTCGATTTTGGATAAAAGCCATATTTTTGTAGCACCAAGCGTTACCGCTAGTGATGGCAACCAAGATGCACCTGTAAACACATTAAAAGAAGCAATGGCTATGGGTTTACCGGTTATCGGCACTTTGCACGGTGGTATTCCCGAATTAGTAGAAGATGGGGTTTCCGGATTTCTAGTTCCACAAAGAGATGAGAAAGCCATAGCTGAGAAATTAATCTATTTGATAGAGCATCCCGAAATTTGGCAGCAAATGGGTTTTCATGGTCGTAAAAAGGTGGAAAAAAATTATGATACCAACAAACTAAACTCTGAGTTAGTGGAAATTTATCAACAGGTATTGGGTAAGGATTTATCTGAATTAGGGGAAGCATCTCAAATTGTTAAAACACCTTCAGAATATGAGTCTGGGGCTACGAAAACAAATTCTGTCTCCGCAGGCTGA
- a CDS encoding 2-polyprenyl-6-methoxyphenol hydroxylase, whose product MSLTQKILSQLPGNVLERLRSADSILTSLKEGNIPVPMVVKDNPQPLGNVDWDVIISGGTLGILIGCALVSRGLRVALIERGILRGREQEWNISRHELQVLLDLDLLTPEELEKAIVTEYNPARVGFTSGVEVWVENVLNIGVYPVYLLETLKQRFLERGGKLFENTPFTEAVVHADGVMVNNQFKSRLLIDAMGNFSPITQQIRQGVKPDALCLVVGTCASGFPENHSGDLLLSFTEIKNQCQYFWEAFPAKDGRTTYMFTYMDAHPQHIGLEAFFEEYLRLMPEYQSVELQQLEFKRALFGFFPSYRQSPLKTPFPRILPIGDSSGNQSPLSFGGFGAMIRNLKRLTLGVDEALQTNQLSAASLSLLQPYQPSLTVTWLFQKAMSVDINQKIAPNQINQLLSVVFAQMQNLGESVLKPFLQDVVQFNGLTKTLFTTSLANPGLIFKIIPQVGLITLIDWMWHYINLGVYSILFDVSLMLEPLIRNLPENNQYYWHRWVDAWKYGSGNDYEQ is encoded by the coding sequence ATGTCTTTAACACAAAAAATTCTTTCGCAATTACCGGGTAATGTTTTAGAGAGATTGCGTAGTGCAGATAGTATACTGACATCTTTAAAAGAAGGAAATATACCCGTACCGATGGTGGTGAAAGACAATCCACAACCTCTAGGTAATGTCGATTGGGATGTAATTATTTCCGGCGGCACATTAGGTATTTTAATTGGTTGTGCCTTAGTTTCCAGAGGTTTGCGAGTCGCGTTAATTGAAAGAGGAATTTTACGAGGTAGAGAACAGGAATGGAACATATCTCGTCACGAGTTGCAAGTACTTTTAGATTTAGATTTACTTACCCCTGAAGAGTTAGAAAAAGCAATTGTCACCGAATACAATCCGGCGAGAGTAGGTTTTACTTCTGGTGTTGAAGTATGGGTAGAAAATGTTCTTAATATCGGCGTATATCCAGTTTATTTACTGGAAACTTTAAAGCAGCGATTCTTGGAGAGGGGCGGAAAGCTGTTTGAAAATACACCTTTTACTGAAGCGGTAGTTCATGCCGATGGGGTGATGGTGAATAACCAATTTAAAAGCAGATTATTGATTGACGCGATGGGAAATTTTTCACCCATAACCCAGCAAATACGCCAAGGAGTCAAACCAGATGCATTGTGTTTGGTAGTTGGTACTTGTGCATCGGGCTTTCCGGAAAACCACAGTGGCGACTTGTTGTTATCTTTCACCGAAATAAAAAATCAGTGTCAGTACTTTTGGGAAGCTTTTCCTGCAAAAGACGGTAGAACAACTTATATGTTTACCTATATGGATGCACATCCACAACATATCGGTTTAGAGGCATTTTTTGAAGAATATTTGCGCTTGATGCCAGAATATCAAAGCGTAGAATTACAGCAGCTTGAGTTTAAAAGAGCGCTGTTTGGATTTTTCCCCTCTTACCGTCAAAGCCCTCTGAAAACACCATTTCCTCGCATTTTACCAATCGGTGATAGCAGTGGAAATCAATCCCCTTTAAGTTTTGGTGGTTTCGGAGCCATGATACGCAATCTCAAAAGATTGACTTTGGGAGTTGATGAAGCTTTACAAACCAATCAATTATCAGCGGCATCGCTTTCATTGCTGCAACCATATCAACCGAGTTTAACGGTTACTTGGTTATTTCAAAAGGCGATGAGCGTGGATATAAACCAGAAAATTGCGCCAAACCAAATTAATCAATTGTTATCAGTTGTATTTGCTCAAATGCAAAATTTGGGTGAATCAGTATTAAAACCATTTTTACAGGATGTGGTGCAGTTTAATGGTTTAACAAAAACACTTTTTACAACAAGTCTAGCGAATCCAGGTTTAATATTTAAAATTATTCCTCAAGTTGGATTGATAACTTTAATAGATTGGATGTGGCATTACATTAATTTAGGTGTTTACTCTATTTTATTCGATGTCAGTCTAATGTTAGAACCGTTGATAAGAAATCTACCAGAAAATAATCAATATTATTGGCATCGTTGGGTTGATGCTTGGAAATATGGTTCTGGAAATGATTACGAACAGTGA
- a CDS encoding Uma2 family endonuclease, whose amino-acid sequence MKDSTAVPSHFSLDEWINNPLKDAEITEDIVEIDWMENSEDKSKSLKKIDEIYEDADEAYEIEWVNEELAEQRTLTLKQRRILGNLYYHWRSYKDSSGQGGEVYNHVPCRTKIQGRSPDVAYITPQLAKHFGELEVFPQSFPLVAEVASPADLAEELIAKSHEYLRSGSEEVWLILPENRWIIIITENQKLIFGSGDIVYTQRLLNGFSVEVDELLG is encoded by the coding sequence ATGAAAGATTCTACAGCAGTTCCATCACATTTTTCATTAGACGAATGGATAAATAATCCACTTAAAGATGCAGAAATTACTGAAGATATTGTAGAAATAGATTGGATGGAAAATTCTGAAGATAAATCAAAATCTCTGAAAAAAATTGATGAGATTTATGAAGATGCCGATGAAGCCTATGAAATTGAATGGGTAAATGAAGAATTAGCAGAGCAAAGAACTTTAACACTTAAACAAAGAAGAATTCTAGGTAATCTTTACTATCATTGGAGAAGTTATAAAGATTCTAGCGGGCAAGGTGGGGAAGTGTACAACCACGTACCATGTCGTACCAAGATTCAAGGGCGATCGCCAGACGTTGCATACATCACGCCACAATTAGCAAAGCATTTTGGTGAACTTGAAGTATTTCCCCAAAGTTTTCCGTTGGTAGCCGAAGTTGCTTCCCCTGCCGACTTAGCAGAAGAATTAATTGCTAAATCTCATGAGTACTTACGTTCTGGAAGTGAAGAAGTTTGGCTTATTTTACCTGAAAACCGTTGGATTATTATAATTACGGAAAATCAAAAACTGATTTTTGGCTCGGGAGATATTGTTTATACTCAAAGACTACTAAATGGTTTTAGTGTTGAAGTTGATGAGTTATTGGGATGA